One window of the Flavobacteriaceae bacterium YJPT1-3 genome contains the following:
- a CDS encoding uroporphyrinogen-III synthase, translating into MKVKTILVSQPEPKVENSPYFELEQKKRVKIDFIPFIHVEGVPSKEVRHQKIDLKDYTAIILTSRNAVDHYFRIAEEMRFKVPDSMKYFCQSEAVAYYLQKYVVYRKRKIYVGKRTFQDMTSLLKKYKNEKFLLPSSDKLKPEVPEILNELNLNWKLGTFYRTVVSDLSHLKNVFYDILVFFSPSGIQSLFENFPDFEQNNTRIAVFGNSTVRAANEAGLKINIQAPTPETPSMTMALEKYIDEVNKKA; encoded by the coding sequence ATGAAAGTGAAAACTATTTTGGTTTCTCAACCAGAACCTAAGGTTGAAAACTCACCTTACTTTGAGTTAGAACAAAAGAAACGTGTTAAAATAGACTTCATTCCTTTTATTCACGTAGAAGGTGTTCCCAGTAAAGAGGTTCGTCATCAAAAGATTGACCTGAAAGACTACACGGCCATCATCCTGACCAGCCGAAATGCGGTTGATCACTACTTCAGAATTGCTGAAGAAATGCGATTCAAAGTACCGGATAGCATGAAGTATTTTTGCCAGAGCGAGGCGGTAGCCTACTATTTGCAGAAGTATGTGGTGTACCGCAAGCGAAAGATCTATGTTGGGAAGCGTACCTTTCAGGACATGACGAGTTTGCTCAAAAAATACAAGAATGAAAAATTCTTGTTGCCTTCTTCAGACAAATTGAAGCCGGAGGTTCCTGAAATTCTAAACGAGCTGAATCTGAACTGGAAATTGGGTACATTCTACCGCACCGTGGTCAGTGATCTCTCCCATCTAAAAAATGTCTTCTATGACATTTTGGTATTTTTCAGTCCGAGTGGAATTCAATCGCTATTCGAGAACTTCCCGGACTTTGAACAAAACAATACCCGCATCGCTGTTTTTGGTAATTCTACCGTACGCGCGGCCAACGAAGCCGGCTTGAAAATCAACATACAGGCCCCTACACCGGAAACCCCATCCATGACCATGGCCCTGGAAAAGTATATCGACGAAGTCAATAAGAAAGCCTAA